TGCCTCAGGACGACCGAACTCCTACCTCCAAGAAGGCCATCAGAAACCTCACTGCACAAGTACACACTAACTGAAACTGGTTTGTTAGCTTTGTAGTTAAGGTCTCtcaatttttgattttgtatttgaaCTCTCACGACATTGGGACCTGTTTTGTTTGATCCTTTGATACATTTCATCTGatgtatttactttttattgcaatttgcaaCATGAATATTTTAGATCAAGGACATGGCTGTCAAGGCATCTGGTGCATACAGGAACTGCAAGCCCTGTGGTGGTTCGTCAGGGCACAGCAAGGGCCAGAATTACTTGGACTCGGATGCTGGCTCAGTGTCAGAGAGGTTTTATGGCTCATACAAAAGAGCTGGCAGTTCAGAGTCCACCCCACGGCCTTGGGGAAAGGAAATGGATGCCAAGTTGAAGGCCCTCTCTAGTGGCTATACCACACCGGCTTCAGTTAGCAGTATAAGCGAGGCGTTTGTTCTTATGGAGGAAGATGAGCCAAAAGAATGGGTTGCACAGGTTGAGCCTGGGGTGTTGATTACATTTGTTTCACTGCCACAGTGTGGAAATGATATTAAGAGGATCAGATTCAGGTATAAATCAATTATCCATGCTGTGAAGCAGAATTAATATGACAGGCTGGTTTATGGAAATAAGCATCATTATTCTGTGAAACATATTCTGTTTGTATATTGGTATGAAGTTAAATTATTGAGTTATGCCTGACTTGGCTGTTCACTGTAGTATCTTAAGTATcgatttgtgattttgatgGTGCTTCTTTGCTGGTTTACAAACAGTGCTTTCCGAAATCTAATTCGACATGATATCTGGAACATGTGGTATCTTCGTGAGTGACGGAATGTTTAATCTGGTGCCCGTGATGTTGATCTTAGTTAGTGGTTATCTACTTGTCTTGATTTATTTGGAGAATTTGAGATTTCTAAGTGTGAAGTAATGTGGCTGAACTGAATTGGGGCATGAGAGCCACTATGAATTGCACTAGCCTCCAATATGGTGGTGGCCCTTCCTGGAAAAAGTGGTGGGATATGGAAAAAAGGGGATAGCACTGAAGGCTAAATCACTAAAACGTATTATTAGATCTTTGTACTATCACCATAAGAGATTATTAATAACTGAGGATCATTTTCCAAGGGATGATTTTTCCAGTTTCGGTGATTGACTGATAGATAAAAAGAGCCACCTATAAGATTTAAATAGAaaggagtgaaaaaaaataaaaataaaaatgccaCAAAGAGTCAAGCTGGATAGTCCCTTTTGGTAATTTTCTGTTGACTAGCATTAAAGTGCTTGATTGGAGCcttaacaaaaattcaaaagattcCCTTAAGATGAGAATCATTAGTGTAACTTGTTACCTGCTGAGCATGTTTGGTTTCTACATTCACTgctgtattattttatttgttcccAAGAATGGCCTGATTTCATCTGCTTTTTCCATATTGAGGATTTTAACAATACTACAGTACTTGTTTAGTAAGATTCtcgtttttcctttttcttggaTTACTTTTCCAGCCGAGAGATATTTAACAAATGGCAAGCACAACGCTGGTGGTCGGAGAACCAGGATAAAGTAATAGAATTATACAACGTCCAAAAGTTCAGTCGTCATGCAGTACCAGCACCAACTCCTCCTCGGTCAGAAGATGAGGTAATAATACTTTTCTGCGAATTATACTTATGTAACTAATGGTGACAATGCTGATGATCCAACTGATTTAACCTGCTGCTTTCTTGaatatttatctttcttcAGTTCTAATGTTTGTGCGCTCGTCAATATATGctgtttatatttattgttagtGACTATACTGTGGGATTCACCTTTCAAAGGAATTATCATTAAGTGATGAAATTGTGATCCATTTTCCTTAGATTTCAAAAGTTGAATCCATGGATGATACCCCTGAGACACCTCGACTGAGCAAGGAGCGTCTTCCTCATCACTTTTGTCAGAGCTTGCCCGAACAGCACCCATTGCAATCTCACGAGTACAACGATTCTGGTGGTCTTAATTCAACACCAAAAGTCTCCAGTGCTAGTGCTGCAAAGATTGAGACATCATCAATTGTTGCTTCTTCACGTTCAAGTTCATCAAGGGAAGTTGATCACTCTGGAGAGCTTTTAGCAAGCAATTCTAGTGATTTAGAGACTGAGTGGGTTGAACAAGATGTGCCTGGAGTCTACATTACCATCAGAATACTTCCAAATGGTGCTCGAGAGCTTAAAAGAGTGCGGTTCAGGTGAGCATTCCTTTAAAGCAGCACCTGTAATTCTTGGATTCTTGAGAAGTAGAACCAATTTTGCTCTCTAGGTCATATATTACTGAAGCTATGAATGTTTGGCTTCCACAAAAGGAAGACTTGTCacttaaaatgatatttatataagtaCTATTTCTTAGCTTCAAACTTAAAGGCAACACATTATTCTGATCCCATTGCTGATCCCAATACTAGAGAGTTTATTTGGAAACTTATTAGTCCCacttttatatcaaatttttctGGATGTTATGCACCATCTAAATGTTACATCTCATTACCCTTGTAGTGTATGGAATAAGTAATTTGGATCCGTTTTGTCCACTGtatagtaaaaaatagaaaaggttGACTCAATCGGAAAAGGTTGACATCATTGCTTGTTTCTGACATTGTAAATGATGAATGCAGCCGAGAAATATTTGGAGAATCGCAAGCAAGATTGTGGTGGGAAGAGAACAGATTGAGGATTCAACAGCAATACTTGTGACTTTTGGCAAACTCAGTAGGAAGATACACCTACCATTCTCATGAGTTCTTTAACCAATAGCTACTAAACTATGGATGGGTGCTGTAAACTTCGGGTTGCAGTGTGTCGAAATTTCAACTTGCTCTGCTGAATTTCTGAAATCACCTTTATTAAGACAAGGTAATGATCAGGGCACAGATAACTATAAGGTCTGCTGGAACTTGTCCTACACAACACcatgaatttttttggatatttatGGGCATCTACTTCTAGTTAGTGgcatatcttttttttcttctagtTAGTGGCATATCAGCAACACATGTCATGTCAAGTCTTGAACCTGTAGATATCATTGTGTACGGATCTCATGTTTCAATTCATCAACGTGTCTAAGTTTTACACAtacatgtatttataatatgCTATTATCAATATACACATTCTCGACAGACATTGCAGGAGAGATAGACAGCTGATAAGCTGCGAACACAAAGCGCTGCCAacttagaaaaagaaaacggGCAATGGTTAGGCCTCGGATCACATTCCCACTTGGTTAGTCTTTTTTGGAATATTGAATTATGACTTTCACTGATATTGTTTGTTAGTACTTTGTTGGCTGTGCATAAAGTATTGAAATGGTCCTAGTTGTCTAGTTTCGCTTTATTGTGTGAGTATGAGAGGTACAGAGGGTGTCTTCTTTTGAGTGATTTGGATTGATGAATGTCTGCTGCTTTGTTTCGCTCGATTGATGTTTGTAGTTAGGTAAGGTACAATTGGAATTTTGTTTCTCGGGATTCCCGCTGTGCCTCTTTTTGGTGATGGTACTTGAACTAACCCTCTCTCTCAATAAGGGTCCCTTTTAGAATCTTAAGTTTGTGTAGAATTTATGTTGAAGTTCACCTCTTGAATCTGAGATGTTTATGAAGGATTTTCTTCAAGCTGTGCATACAGTCCACTGGGCAAGCTCCTGTCTCCTCTGCATGGTGCCATCTCTTTCATATACTCTTTTCATCATAGAACAAGTGTCACATCTggatatataaaatttgtgccCTCGTAAGTGTTAAATTAATgtcaaaatttacaaattactatATTCTTCAATGCAAATTCTCAACTTTTTCGAGATAAACATATTCCATTTTTGACATCAGAGGACATTTATCTAGGAATGGAGTATGGCTAATAATTTTGGGGACAACACATATTGACTTTGGGTTGAACCTAATTGCGTTCATGTCCCTATCAGGTTGACCGGTTAGAAATCCAATAATTTTGGATTGAGTTTGGATAACCtgctaaaaaataataccgcccccgtccaaaaaaaaaaagacagaGTTGTGTATGacagagaaaaagtaatagagaAGTAGTGATAGTAGGTTATAGGGTCCACATTATTAGTACTTCTTTcatcccaagataagcgaagcacttcttttgggcactatatttaaagaattgatatttaaatagttaaagcggagagagtaaaatatgagaggaAAAAAGTATACGAGTGAAAAGAGAACAAAGTAggtgaaaaataaagtaagagaggatTTTGCTAAAACGGAAAATAACTCACTCATAGTGAGACATCCAGAAAGAAATATGACTCGCTTATcttgaaacggagggagtagtattttaatgtttaaaactttccatatttagaaattggtctaattttggtggatgaCCAATGGAtgaccaaaaatggtaaaactagtctattttttatgggcgaaggtagtattattatttaattatttttgttactttttaaaaaaaatcatactttgattttattcTATAGGTTCATgtaaattagatttaaataatgtaagtTGAGTTTTTACGGtgtaaattcaaataaaaaattaggttTAATCATTTACTATCAAGTTTTAATCATGTAAATTAGGTTTGTGTCATGTGAATCCATATATTATGTCATTAACGAGTCCGTGTTGGGTGCGATCGAGTTCCGATCATGTCATCATTAGATTGACCATATAACAATCTAATCTGCACGATTTTGTGCCCCTTAAAATGACtaaataaagagtaaaggtcaattttggtctTAAATATATGGTCGAAACTCGAAATACCAATTTGGTCCAaatcattcactttttgaaaaacaggtcCATAACATATGAAATTCGTGTCATTTACGTCCATTTTTTACGGATATGAAAAGCATTATcgtcaaatttttaaaaaaatatctattaagcaaacttaaaaaaataaaactaaaaaaaaaaaaacaaacaaacactaaaaaaagtttatattaaaactaactcaaaaagaataaagaatgatcaaaaaaataggtttaaaagtgtttttttttatttcattctctCCATGAGTATCTCTCCACGGTCATGTCTGGGCTTGGTGTGctttcactctctctctcacggGATTATATATCCCCCGCTTTGTTCTTTCTCCATTGACATAGTTATTAATTCCAGGGTTTTTCGTTTCCttccttttaaaaaatactttgttagtaatataataattataaaaaaaaatggatagaataggttgaacaaaaatattgaaaaaaggGTAAAACCCCGTATCATTTAGAATGGGTGAAACGAAGGAAATGAAAATAcgatatttatagaaaaaaaatataaaacaaaatatttaaacccCACCCATTAGTAGCCAAAAATTTTTTGGGccttatttacattttttgagtaaatatttatattaaaatcttgcatttttgtagtttactattttttaaaaaaaaaatttaaaaagttcaacgttaattatgataaataagttttagaaaaagttaaaaactgaataattaatttaaaattattaatggaGTCTAGGGTTTTATAAAAGTGTTTTTCCACccaatttgataaaaattaatgaaataattttttttatcgttttatcattaaaaaagatattaatatcttaaaagtcaatatctaaaaaaataaaggaaaaaattaaaaaaatacatttcattttataaaaaaaacatttctttaaaatgaaccaatcaatttttaaattaatttataacaatagaatataaataattataaatagatttaatatattaaaatatagcaaaaatttaaattttttttgcatatgtttcataatttatttgacaTTTGAATATAATATCCCAAATTTAGATATctattaatcataaataattttgcaatcatagataattttaaatttttaccaACAACTCCAAAAACtcgtaaaattttaatttatacctTACTCCATAAATATCCAtattttataacttataaatatttggaaaaacaccaaaacttataaatattttaaagaaaaaaactttttatatatgtataaatatcaaaaacttttttagttttgaattttgaattttttgttttcatgttCCCTTGGGGACTCCGTAAAATTGGAATGATGGGGAAAATTAGCATGGCCCCCCCCGGGAAAAGGGGACatctttaaattgaattttacattttcattttcaattttgtttttaaattttaaaaataaaaataaaataaaaatataatttaaataagccCAATCGGTTAAAATTGTTTCGACGGTTGACCATCAAAAAATTATGccgtaaaaaaaagaaagccaaaaaaatttcatatttatggatccgtttttttaaaaatgaaatattttagaaaattggATTTGGGCATGTTTAAGATCAAAATTGACATTTACTCCTAAATAAAACATTGTTACAAAGGAACAATTTATCTGTACAGGATTGGggaacaattttttaaaaagggacATAATGCAGTCTTACATTATTTCGATATtcattatgaaataattttcagTGGATTCGTATGCAACTACACttttttaaagatttatcACTAGATCAAATAATTTTCTCTATTCTCTCCCCCGTACTTACAACAAAGTCCGTTTAGGCAATAATTTCGTGATTTCATCAATAATTTCATTCCCACATTTTTAATCTCGTGCACAGAcctttcttttgaaaaataataaaaaaaaagggaaaaagaaacCCGTTTTTAGGCATTACgttcaaataaaaaacctTGGGCAATAAAAAAAGATCTCATATCATTACATTaaggaattttatttctaaaatagaaaagttaTACCTCCTCTCTCTATAATggattcataattttgaaatttactCTTAAATGAGTCAACTTCTTTTTAAATAGTACCCTGAAATTATATAGTTTGATCAAAATGATATTTCCTAAAACTTTAAATCCCCTTTTAAAATGACGTTTCCCtttttgtcccaactaaatgacacattttttttgggaactttttattttaatacttttaaaCTTTTCCcctctattaaaatattcatctttctttattcttctttaAAACTTCCACCccctttcttttacttttcaaaatccaaaaaccCGGGGCTAAGCAAAGTGTTCTTGCCGGGAAAGAGGGTATTAGTCTAAAAAATCACTAgcattacattttattttccaaaactTATTCTTTATGGATAATCGTGAAACGTTTATGATATCTTAGaccttttttttaagtatgtGGTAAGTAGGAAAAAAAAGCCAGATATGGTTGCCCCACctggaaaataacaaatgtAAGAACACCCACAATAGGGCTGGATTCCGTCGTAACGTCGGTTCGAACTATTGAAACCCGGGCCAGCCGAGAATCGGAGAAAATGGCTGGGCTACCCTTTTTAGGGAAAAGCGGTCGGCCCCCCTTGTGGCGGAATCGCCCCCAATTTCGTTTTCTAtgtatacgcgattttagttttcttttttcattttcatttgcaccacttgttttacgagtttttttttaaattttctgcTAGAGCAACATCGGCGATGAGTAAtgcgggtggtagcggtggtggtagtggtggggatctTTAAAATACGGACGGCAAATGAACGGGGAAATGGGGCACATAAACCCCGGGAGCAAAGGCGGACATGCGAAGGATCGATCGGCCTTCGCCCCCCCCGGTTGCCCACCCCCCGGCGGTGATTGATGGGATCCGTGCGCACATCGGGTTTTGGGGGCTCCGCCCCGGACCGCGATTTCCGGCAAACATTTCGGGGGCGTTTTAGAAGCGAGGAGTTTTTATCGTATCGTTGGTTTTGGAAAGGCGTCGATATCTTTTTCCCCCGGCGATGGGGCGGACAAGCCACCCCCCAAGTCCCGCGACAATGGGCGGTTGGCCTCGGGCCGAAAAACATGGGGGATGGTACCTCCCCGGTGGGGCGCTTCTGGAATGTCGATTTTATGAGGCGTGATTAAATTTTTCGGTGGGTCCGAACCCCTCCCCCAATTGGGGATCGGGGCGGATTGGGGGGGGCGGCATGGTTCCCGGGATGTTGgcgcatagattgtatgcattgggagtggaagaactatCCAGCGGAAAAGGGGGCCCGGCCGGTCAAAGGAAAGAaccccacgatgatcctcgaagTGGGGATTAAATGTGGACCCGGCATCgtttttggggtagccgggttgGGGACCTCAACACCCTCACTCGTCGCCTCTTCAAATTCGGGGCATCGGCCCATGCCCTTTTGGCCCCACGGCACGGCATGAAAGAGCATCTTGGGGGATGGGATATACCATGGTGACTGTCTTTGTGAAAACAATCGGGGCCGGATGACAAGAAGGC
The nucleotide sequence above comes from Salvia hispanica cultivar TCC Black 2014 chromosome 5, UniMelb_Shisp_WGS_1.0, whole genome shotgun sequence. Encoded proteins:
- the LOC125190230 gene encoding protein Brevis radix-like 2 codes for the protein MLTCIACSKQPNAAGSLSELPQDDRTPTSKKAIRNLTAQIKDMAVKASGAYRNCKPCGGSSGHSKGQNYLDSDAGSVSERFYGSYKRAGSSESTPRPWGKEMDAKLKALSSGYTTPASVSSISEAFVLMEEDEPKEWVAQVEPGVLITFVSLPQCGNDIKRIRFSREIFNKWQAQRWWSENQDKVIELYNVQKFSRHAVPAPTPPRSEDEISKVESMDDTPETPRLSKERLPHHFCQSLPEQHPLQSHEYNDSGGLNSTPKVSSASAAKIETSSIVASSRSSSSREVDHSGELLASNSSDLETEWVEQDVPGVYITIRILPNGARELKRVRFSREIFGESQARLWWEENRLRIQQQYL